Proteins encoded within one genomic window of Rossellomorea vietnamensis:
- a CDS encoding Crp/Fnr family transcriptional regulator produces the protein MKEIQGANPDRYITQFELDELFPAEFRKHINIYSFEKGDVLFSTGEELDELYFLIEGKIKIFTHTPEGKLLINRFKRPLALIGDVEYSKGTAVLNSVEAVTDGVFLSVPFTDLSRLEKENPAIMRFLFDTVAHKFYTESHITSMHMLYPVEVRLASYLLSISEAGEGTMFHQEMHTSNLMELAEWIGTSYRHLNRVLKKMATDDLIERVNGSITIKDLEKLSTLAKGNIYE, from the coding sequence ATGAAAGAAATTCAAGGTGCAAATCCAGACCGTTATATCACTCAATTTGAGCTGGACGAATTATTTCCGGCTGAATTCAGAAAACATATCAACATCTATTCCTTTGAAAAAGGAGATGTCCTTTTTTCCACAGGAGAAGAATTAGATGAACTGTATTTCCTTATTGAAGGGAAGATCAAGATTTTCACCCATACACCGGAAGGCAAGCTGTTGATCAACCGGTTCAAGCGGCCACTGGCCCTGATCGGGGATGTGGAATATTCGAAGGGAACGGCGGTTCTCAATTCGGTGGAAGCCGTCACGGACGGGGTGTTTTTATCGGTACCGTTCACGGATCTCTCAAGACTTGAGAAGGAGAATCCCGCCATCATGCGCTTTCTGTTTGATACGGTGGCCCACAAGTTTTATACGGAATCGCATATTACGAGCATGCATATGCTGTACCCCGTCGAAGTGCGCCTCGCAAGCTATTTGCTGTCGATATCAGAAGCAGGGGAAGGGACCATGTTCCATCAGGAAATGCATACGTCGAACCTTATGGAGCTCGCCGAATGGATCGGCACGAGCTACCGCCACCTGAACCGGGTGCTGAAGAAGATGGCGACGGATGACCTCATCGAGCGGGTCAACGGCTCCATCACCATTAAGGATCTGGAAAAACTCAGCACCCTTGCAAAAGGGAACATCTATGAATAA
- a CDS encoding DMT family transporter: MKGAIFALFGGLCITMQGIFNARMSDAIGGWHTTSMVHLVAFAISMTIYMKTRDGKGKSFRKVPFLYLIGGTFGVIVVFSELTAIHSIGPAAAIAILLVAQIGTAFLIESKGWFAEKKIPVTTRQVVGLTMMLAGVILFQL, translated from the coding sequence ATGAAAGGTGCTATTTTTGCCCTGTTTGGGGGTCTTTGCATTACGATGCAGGGAATCTTCAATGCACGGATGAGTGATGCGATCGGCGGGTGGCATACGACGTCGATGGTCCACCTCGTGGCGTTTGCAATTTCGATGACCATATATATGAAAACAAGGGATGGAAAAGGGAAGAGCTTCAGAAAGGTGCCGTTTTTGTACTTGATCGGAGGTACGTTCGGCGTGATCGTCGTGTTCTCGGAGCTGACGGCGATCCACAGCATCGGGCCGGCAGCAGCGATTGCAATTCTGCTTGTGGCACAGATCGGGACGGCCTTTCTCATCGAGTCTAAAGGATGGTTCGCGGAAAAGAAGATCCCGGTCACAACGCGGCAGGTGGTCGGACTTACAATGATGCTTGCAGGAGTCATCCTGTTTCAATTGTAG
- a CDS encoding spore germination protein, with amino-acid sequence MNQNHSGNLADRVSGILASFGDSSDVKTRYLKLPGDQLSVCLLYIENIVDTVAIHEHIIEPLVQKPVPEGEGSHLPFIIQEVLQISDIEVVKDMDQIPDKLVNGSTIILFDEESDVLSADTSKWEERSLSNPKGQRTVQGPDIGFTESRSGNVALIRKYIKNPTLQVHTQTYGKITNTSVTLVYLENLVDSEILSSIQKKLNEMPYDSVIGSNYINEYLTKESKSLFPLILNSDRPDVAAAEILEGRVCIVVDGTPFVLIAPAVLIQFFQSPDDYYLSSEATKYVRPLRFIFFWLSLYIPGLYVAFTTFHKGLLPVNLLVGFTAQQQSVPFPTVFETLLVLTLTDAIYEGSSRLPQNLVITISLFGAIVFGQASVEAQLVQPVTLVIISISFIFSSIIPIASLNYSVRIIKISLILIGALLGLYGIALFTLLLLVHLCYLRSFTVPYLAPISPFSRQDMDKDVFIRKPIPEINQTVPVFHKEEQMEEPPKKENDS; translated from the coding sequence ATGAATCAGAACCATTCAGGCAATTTAGCAGATAGAGTCTCAGGGATTCTTGCATCCTTCGGGGATAGTTCGGATGTCAAAACCCGTTATTTAAAGTTACCCGGCGACCAGCTATCTGTCTGCCTCCTTTACATAGAAAACATCGTGGATACGGTGGCCATTCATGAACATATCATTGAACCTTTGGTGCAGAAACCGGTGCCGGAGGGAGAGGGATCACACCTCCCTTTTATCATACAAGAGGTCCTTCAGATCTCTGATATAGAGGTCGTCAAAGACATGGACCAGATCCCTGATAAGCTGGTGAATGGGTCCACCATCATCCTCTTTGATGAAGAGTCAGACGTTCTTTCAGCTGACACCTCCAAATGGGAGGAAAGGTCCCTCTCTAATCCAAAGGGTCAGCGAACGGTACAGGGTCCAGATATCGGCTTTACTGAGAGCCGAAGCGGGAATGTGGCTCTCATCCGGAAATACATCAAAAACCCTACGCTCCAGGTCCATACCCAAACCTATGGGAAGATCACCAATACGTCTGTCACACTTGTTTACCTTGAAAATCTGGTCGATTCCGAGATATTATCCAGCATCCAAAAAAAGCTGAATGAAATGCCCTATGATTCAGTCATCGGTTCGAATTATATTAACGAGTATTTGACAAAAGAATCAAAATCCCTTTTCCCGTTAATCTTGAACTCTGATAGACCCGATGTGGCGGCAGCGGAGATATTGGAGGGGAGGGTGTGCATCGTGGTGGACGGGACCCCGTTCGTTCTGATTGCACCTGCTGTCCTCATCCAGTTCTTCCAGTCACCCGATGATTATTATTTAAGCAGCGAAGCCACCAAATATGTGCGGCCATTGCGGTTTATTTTCTTCTGGTTATCCCTTTACATACCGGGTTTATATGTTGCGTTCACGACCTTCCATAAAGGTCTCTTGCCCGTGAATTTATTGGTGGGATTTACTGCGCAGCAACAATCCGTTCCATTTCCCACCGTTTTTGAAACACTTCTTGTATTGACCTTGACCGATGCCATTTATGAAGGATCAAGCCGTCTCCCACAGAACCTCGTCATCACCATCTCATTGTTTGGTGCCATCGTTTTCGGTCAGGCATCAGTGGAAGCACAGCTTGTTCAGCCCGTCACCCTGGTCATCATCAGTATTTCGTTTATCTTTTCAAGCATCATCCCGATTGCTTCTTTAAATTATTCGGTCCGAATCATTAAGATCAGCTTGATCTTGATCGGGGCCCTGCTTGGATTATACGGGATCGCCCTATTCACATTACTACTCTTGGTTCATCTCTGCTATCTGAGATCGTTCACGGTCCCTTACCTTGCGCCGATTTCCCCATTTTCACGTCAGGACATGGATAAGGATGTCTTCATCCGGAAGCCGATTCCTGAAATCAACCAAACCGTTCCTGTATTTCATAAGGAGGAACAAATGGAAGAGCCGCCGAAAAAGGAGAATGACTCGTGA
- a CDS encoding Ger(x)C family spore germination protein: MNLSKLRLITILFILLGTIVVGFIRNNQLNEVELVSGLGIDQLDGQYAVTLQIFNPSANQKNSVDPTGGFTYTQIGKTIPEAIEKIKKESLKEPILDTLQVVTLSERLVKEEGLKETLDFLVRNPRIPASINTIIVKNDSPESFLTLFTPQEKLTALYTNTMLRNSKAIWGSLVNTSSERILSYLTDRTSDIIVPYVEIHGDIAKGMTKENIERFSPASHVSLEGFATFKGEKLNSYLTNEESNTLALMRGVNQVVNISAPCGDSNDEFTIKTISTSASLKADTEPVSFRLKVKIKGNLDQLGCGKDLTKLSSLKTLESQLEKKIKSDMDAVIKKSKEDGTDVLGLKDALYRQEPKMWEKKRNEKDFLATVNVDTSVTVEFIRFGHVKQ, translated from the coding sequence GTGAATCTATCTAAGTTGCGTCTCATCACGATTCTGTTCATCCTGTTGGGAACCATCGTCGTGGGATTTATAAGGAACAACCAATTAAACGAAGTCGAACTGGTGTCAGGGCTAGGAATTGATCAATTAGACGGTCAATATGCGGTTACCCTGCAAATCTTTAACCCGTCTGCCAATCAAAAGAACTCTGTGGATCCGACAGGCGGATTCACCTATACCCAGATCGGCAAGACCATACCGGAAGCCATTGAAAAAATTAAAAAAGAAAGCTTGAAGGAACCGATTCTTGATACTCTGCAAGTGGTCACCCTGAGCGAAAGGCTTGTGAAAGAGGAGGGCTTGAAGGAAACATTGGATTTTCTCGTCCGCAATCCCCGTATACCGGCAAGCATTAACACCATCATCGTTAAAAATGATAGTCCTGAATCCTTTTTAACCTTGTTCACACCCCAGGAGAAACTGACTGCCCTTTATACCAATACGATGCTGCGGAATTCAAAAGCCATCTGGGGAAGTCTCGTGAACACATCATCCGAACGCATCCTAAGTTATTTAACAGACCGTACGTCGGATATCATCGTACCGTATGTGGAAATTCATGGCGACATCGCTAAAGGGATGACGAAGGAGAATATAGAACGTTTCTCCCCTGCCTCCCATGTTTCCCTCGAAGGGTTTGCGACGTTTAAAGGGGAGAAGCTGAACTCCTACTTGACCAACGAGGAAAGCAATACATTAGCGCTTATGAGGGGAGTTAACCAGGTTGTAAACATTTCCGCTCCATGCGGGGATTCAAATGATGAATTCACAATCAAGACCATCTCCACCTCTGCCTCCTTGAAAGCAGACACTGAACCTGTTTCATTCCGCCTGAAGGTGAAGATCAAAGGAAACCTTGATCAACTCGGATGTGGGAAGGATCTTACAAAGCTCTCTTCCCTAAAAACACTGGAATCTCAATTAGAAAAGAAAATCAAATCCGATATGGACGCAGTCATCAAGAAGTCTAAGGAAGACGGTACAGACGTCCTTGGACTGAAGGATGCCCTATACCGCCAAGAGCCGAAGATGTGGGAAAAGAAGCGGAACGAGAAAGATTTTCTAGCGACGGTGAATGTGGACACAAGTGTCACAGTGGAGTTCATTCGATTCGGTCACGTTAAACAATAA
- a CDS encoding GerAB/ArcD/ProY family transporter, translating to MNKVSMSALELCSMMLLFLTGSTIVVGLNFTAMEDSILAIAMEVGFGIILFYFYLLIVKKSSWKEFVPLLEMGFGSFLARIMAVLFSFYFLYIAARVMNDFAFFTTQILYPDAPNWIASFPFLLVVGYSTMLGIEAISRSAVIMTFFFLLILVVLWLLGFFSEEFQARYLLPLFSHGWKPLGKMIFPTGLTFPYGELVVFLVFLPYIANKEKVQKVVWIPIVIAGLIIMITMELIIGILHAPFANTYYFPFVKAMELISYLGVIQHMEVFTYLLLIGGGFIKVSVFLYAARVVLTQLFNRKQKNWHVFILMAVVYLLSLHRSSNFAEHLYVGLKLVPYYLHIPLQFIIPFLLGIVVFWRTRKRAS from the coding sequence ATGAATAAGGTATCCATGTCCGCACTTGAGTTATGTTCCATGATGCTTCTTTTTCTTACAGGGAGCACGATCGTAGTCGGTTTGAACTTTACCGCCATGGAAGACAGCATTCTGGCGATTGCCATGGAAGTAGGGTTTGGGATCATTTTATTCTACTTCTATCTTCTTATCGTGAAGAAGAGCTCCTGGAAGGAATTCGTCCCCCTTTTGGAGATGGGGTTCGGTTCCTTCTTGGCCAGGATCATGGCCGTCTTATTCAGTTTTTACTTTTTATACATAGCGGCAAGGGTCATGAATGATTTTGCCTTTTTCACGACCCAGATCCTTTATCCGGATGCCCCAAACTGGATTGCCTCCTTCCCGTTCTTACTCGTTGTCGGCTATAGCACGATGCTCGGAATTGAAGCGATCTCCAGAAGCGCTGTCATCATGACCTTCTTTTTTCTATTGATACTGGTCGTATTATGGCTCCTCGGTTTCTTTTCGGAAGAATTCCAGGCAAGGTACCTTCTGCCACTCTTCTCACATGGATGGAAACCCCTTGGGAAGATGATTTTCCCTACAGGTCTGACGTTCCCTTACGGAGAACTGGTTGTATTTCTTGTATTCTTGCCGTACATTGCTAATAAAGAGAAAGTGCAGAAAGTCGTGTGGATTCCCATCGTCATTGCAGGCCTGATCATCATGATCACCATGGAACTGATCATAGGGATCCTTCATGCCCCCTTCGCCAACACCTACTATTTTCCTTTTGTGAAAGCGATGGAATTGATCTCATATTTAGGGGTCATCCAGCATATGGAGGTCTTCACGTACCTCCTATTGATCGGTGGAGGGTTCATTAAAGTATCAGTATTCCTCTACGCTGCACGGGTCGTCCTCACCCAACTGTTCAACAGGAAGCAAAAGAATTGGCACGTCTTCATATTAATGGCGGTCGTGTACCTCCTCTCCCTCCACCGAAGCAGCAACTTCGCAGAGCATTTATATGTGGGACTGAAGCTCGTCCCCTACTATCTGCATATTCCGCTTCAATTCATCATCCCCTTTTTATTGGGCATCGTGGTGTTTTGGCGGACGAGAAAACGAGCTTCATAA
- a CDS encoding DUF3231 family protein yields the protein MTHVLEAISAIMKNFTDEAPKPPLHVGEVMDLWTAFTAFHEAHALYQIGLNTTTDKDLKHVLESALEGSKLDTKKIEKLLLKEGVPLPLVNPRKPLSEQSAVPEGVRLSDDEIANLISAKVAASITYCAQAMSKTVRTDVGLMFFSIQINLMKFAAPLKNLMISRGWLRVPPFYNPPGAPERK from the coding sequence ATGACCCACGTACTAGAAGCGATATCAGCCATCATGAAAAATTTCACAGATGAAGCACCAAAGCCACCCCTCCATGTCGGAGAGGTGATGGATCTTTGGACTGCATTCACGGCATTTCATGAAGCTCATGCTCTTTATCAGATTGGACTGAACACCACGACGGATAAGGATTTGAAACATGTGCTAGAGAGCGCATTGGAAGGAAGCAAGCTGGATACGAAAAAAATTGAGAAACTCCTACTAAAGGAAGGGGTCCCACTGCCCCTGGTCAACCCGCGAAAGCCGTTATCAGAACAAAGCGCCGTGCCGGAAGGGGTCAGGCTGTCCGATGACGAGATTGCGAATCTCATCTCAGCCAAGGTGGCAGCATCCATCACCTATTGCGCCCAGGCCATGTCAAAGACCGTCCGGACCGATGTCGGGCTGATGTTCTTTTCCATTCAAATCAACTTGATGAAATTCGCTGCTCCGTTGAAGAATTTGATGATTTCAAGGGGATGGCTCAGAGTCCCGCCGTTTTACAATCCTCCTGGGGCTCCGGAGAGAAAGTAG
- a CDS encoding TetR/AcrR family transcriptional regulator yields MSPKVSQEHKEQRRSNLLKAAREVFCEHGYENTTMKHVMERAGVSRGGLYQYFENKEDLFEALIEGEQEEVIEGSIQAMLKQQGSYWDVLLMSFLGESKQATNNMDALAPSKLEYFITGRNDESRKVHARKRFLQAYQMTFNIIEEGIKAGEFTPRFDPEVIAKSIISHIDGMAVDHAILDSETIQLKEQTEWLMGYVKWGLGVDE; encoded by the coding sequence ATGTCACCGAAAGTCAGTCAGGAGCACAAGGAGCAACGCCGCTCTAACTTATTGAAAGCCGCAAGGGAAGTCTTCTGCGAGCACGGCTATGAAAACACGACCATGAAACACGTCATGGAGCGGGCCGGTGTAAGCCGTGGTGGATTGTATCAGTATTTTGAAAACAAAGAAGATCTCTTCGAGGCATTGATCGAGGGGGAGCAGGAGGAGGTCATCGAAGGAAGCATCCAGGCCATGTTGAAGCAGCAGGGTAGCTATTGGGATGTCCTTCTGATGAGCTTTCTTGGGGAGAGTAAACAGGCGACGAATAACATGGATGCCCTCGCTCCATCAAAGCTCGAATACTTCATTACAGGGCGGAATGACGAAAGCAGGAAAGTACACGCGAGGAAGCGATTCCTTCAGGCCTACCAAATGACCTTCAACATCATTGAAGAAGGCATTAAGGCAGGGGAATTCACACCCCGATTTGATCCTGAAGTGATTGCCAAAAGCATCATCTCCCATATCGATGGGATGGCGGTGGACCATGCGATCCTGGACTCAGAGACGATTCAGTTGAAGGAACAGACGGAGTGGTTGATGGGGTATGTGAAGTGGGGATTGGGTGTGGATGAGTAG
- a CDS encoding MFS transporter → MGSSLRKNKGFITLMTAQAISGLGDWLSIVAIITLVGLKWEATPMQMSLIILSLALPMALFGPITGTIADRMERKTLMVFSDVVRGVLILLLTLATNVWMVYGCLFLTGIFSSVFIPAKNGKLKELVADENIKGAMSLSSTIDSGTKVIGPLVSGILVSLIGTYNVFYLDSATFFLSAIFIFLLPKAVKEVKVEEEKRDGPSFKEEIKVGFSFIKKSRFLLYGLFLLGVSLLILQLSDSQFIVLLRQLTDVSPNLLGYLVASAGVGMLITGIYLSNKTDYNAFVYMCVGVFGIGLGFGLMGVLTHYDLRLSMLWVPALGLMAGASAGLVFIPFQAATQEKTPVHMTGRVFGVVNSTTTTATIIGPLAGGALATVIGIIPSFIITGSLLIILFFVSIAVRNKVEEETDVTESQSGAQGATPL, encoded by the coding sequence TTCGGGACTTGGGGATTGGTTGAGTATTGTGGCGATCATTACGCTGGTTGGGTTAAAATGGGAAGCAACACCGATGCAGATGTCGTTGATCATCTTGAGCCTGGCGCTGCCGATGGCTTTATTCGGACCGATCACGGGAACGATTGCCGACCGGATGGAGAGGAAGACGCTGATGGTGTTTTCCGATGTGGTGAGGGGTGTGCTGATTCTGCTCCTGACGCTTGCTACGAATGTGTGGATGGTGTACGGCTGTTTGTTCCTGACGGGGATTTTCTCCTCCGTGTTCATTCCGGCAAAGAATGGGAAGCTGAAGGAACTTGTGGCAGATGAAAACATCAAGGGGGCCATGTCGCTTTCGTCCACCATCGATTCAGGCACAAAGGTCATCGGGCCGCTCGTGAGCGGGATCCTGGTGTCCTTGATCGGAACATACAACGTCTTCTATCTGGACTCCGCCACCTTCTTCCTGTCGGCGATCTTCATCTTCCTTTTGCCAAAAGCCGTGAAAGAAGTGAAAGTGGAAGAGGAGAAGAGGGACGGACCTTCCTTCAAAGAGGAAATCAAAGTCGGATTCTCATTCATTAAGAAAAGCCGTTTCTTATTATATGGATTGTTTTTACTTGGGGTCAGCTTGCTGATTCTCCAACTATCAGATTCTCAGTTCATCGTCCTGCTTCGACAGTTGACGGATGTTTCACCGAATCTCCTGGGGTATCTGGTGGCAAGTGCAGGTGTCGGAATGCTGATCACAGGGATTTATCTGTCGAACAAGACCGATTATAACGCATTCGTCTATATGTGTGTCGGTGTTTTCGGAATCGGGTTGGGATTTGGTTTGATGGGGGTCCTTACGCATTATGACCTCCGCCTGTCGATGCTGTGGGTTCCCGCTTTGGGCTTGATGGCAGGGGCATCTGCCGGCCTCGTCTTCATCCCGTTCCAGGCAGCGACCCAGGAGAAGACGCCGGTTCATATGACGGGAAGGGTATTCGGGGTCGTCAATAGCACCACGACAACGGCCACGATCATCGGACCGCTGGCAGGGGGAGCCCTTGCCACCGTGATCGGGATCATCCCGTCTTTCATCATCACCGGTTCATTATTAATCATATTATTCTTTGTATCCATTGCAGTAAGAAACAAAGTAGAGGAGGAGACGGATGTCACCGAAAGTCAGTCAGGAGCACAAGGAGCAACGCCGCTCTAA